In Acidobacteriota bacterium, the following proteins share a genomic window:
- a CDS encoding choline dehydrogenase has product MYDYVVVGAGAAGCVLANRLTEDAAVKVLLLEAGGPDKKQEIQIPAAFNKLFKSECDWAYFTEPLEHMNNRRMYWPRGKVLGGSTSINAMVYSRANPADHDAWGISGWSYADILPYYKKSENNERGADEFHGVGGELNVADQRCVNPLTHLFLDAAQDCGLKRNDDLNGASQEGVGLLQVTQKGGKRHSVAAAFLKPAMARSNLTVKTRAHVTRLLFDGTKAVGLEFSQNGRIETARANREVILSGGAINSPQTLMLSGIGSAEHLRALDIPVVADLPGVGQNLFDHLLIGVEYQCNEPIGLHKADNFKNILRYLLFKQGPLTSNVAEAAAFLSNNGSAIPNIELVFAPVFYMDNGFANPDLHGFSIGVALQKPESSGHIRLKSNDPLAAPAIQPNYLASEKDMAACVEAVKLSREILNSRQFNRVRGKEWWPGEAAKTDSDFAAHIRQTADTIYHPVGTCKMGNDALSVVDAQLRVRGVKGLRVVDASVIPLQLTCHTQAPTLAIAEKAADLIKQAA; this is encoded by the coding sequence ATGTACGATTATGTGGTCGTTGGCGCAGGCGCAGCCGGTTGCGTATTGGCGAATCGGTTGACGGAAGACGCTGCTGTCAAGGTCTTGCTGCTGGAAGCGGGTGGCCCCGACAAAAAGCAGGAAATCCAGATTCCCGCCGCATTCAACAAACTTTTCAAATCTGAATGCGACTGGGCTTACTTCACCGAGCCGCTGGAGCATATGAACAATCGTAGGATGTATTGGCCACGCGGCAAAGTGCTGGGCGGTTCAACTTCGATCAACGCGATGGTGTACAGCCGCGCCAATCCTGCCGACCACGACGCCTGGGGCATTTCCGGTTGGAGTTACGCAGACATCCTGCCGTATTACAAAAAATCCGAAAACAACGAGCGCGGAGCCGATGAGTTTCACGGCGTAGGCGGCGAACTGAACGTCGCCGATCAACGCTGTGTTAATCCGCTGACCCATTTGTTTTTGGATGCCGCGCAAGATTGCGGATTGAAACGCAACGATGATTTGAACGGCGCTTCGCAGGAAGGCGTAGGTTTGTTGCAAGTCACGCAAAAAGGCGGCAAACGGCACAGCGTCGCCGCTGCATTTTTGAAACCGGCGATGGCTCGCTCGAACCTGACCGTGAAAACCCGGGCGCACGTAACGCGGTTGTTGTTCGATGGAACCAAAGCCGTTGGCTTGGAGTTTTCCCAGAACGGCAGGATCGAAACTGCGCGCGCCAATCGCGAAGTCATTTTGTCCGGCGGTGCGATCAATTCGCCGCAAACCTTGATGCTTTCCGGCATCGGCTCTGCGGAGCATTTGCGCGCGCTGGATATTCCAGTCGTCGCCGACCTGCCCGGCGTTGGCCAAAATCTATTCGACCATTTGCTGATTGGCGTTGAGTATCAATGCAACGAACCTATTGGTTTACACAAAGCCGACAATTTCAAAAACATCCTGCGTTATTTGCTATTCAAACAAGGGCCGCTGACTTCCAACGTCGCCGAAGCTGCAGCATTTTTGAGCAACAATGGCTCCGCCATTCCGAATATCGAACTGGTGTTCGCGCCTGTGTTTTATATGGACAACGGATTTGCCAATCCGGATTTGCACGGATTTTCCATTGGCGTGGCGCTGCAAAAACCGGAAAGCAGTGGTCACATTCGCTTGAAGTCCAATGACCCGCTGGCGGCTCCGGCGATTCAGCCAAACTACCTTGCTTCGGAAAAAGACATGGCTGCCTGTGTCGAAGCCGTCAAATTGTCTCGTGAAATTTTGAACTCCCGGCAATTCAACCGGGTTCGCGGCAAAGAATGGTGGCCCGGGGAGGCCGCAAAAACCGACAGCGATTTTGCCGCGCATATTCGCCAAACTGCTGACACGATTTATCACCCGGTTGGAACTTGCAAAATGGGAAACGATGCTTTGTCCGTCGTTGATGCTCAATTGCGCGTTCGCGGCGTCAAAGGATTGCGCGTGGTGGATGCTTCGGTCATCCCGCTTCAACTTACCTGCCACACACAGGCACCGACCTTGGCTATTGCCGAAAAAGCCGCCGACCTGATCAAACAGGCAGCCTGA
- a CDS encoding PAS domain S-box protein produces the protein MLDHWESEQGLPQNSVVQLARTKDGYLWIGTQEGVTRFDGIAFKNYKDHPGWANQSIFTNTIFAASDGSLWVGTRNGLNQIKNERFTAYTLESGLPDTYISAIAEDTEGAIWIGTRKGLAKLRQGRFTIITTKDGLVDDDIRSIFITRKGGIWAGTEKGLTQIKDGKYQTFTEDSGLSNNKITQLFESHDGTLWISTEQGGLNKYQDGKVARVKIPGLSDNSIFSIAEDQEGKLWLGTGTGLVCLVGKQLINFSNTIKTLNDRIHCLLIDYEGILWIGTNGNGLFKMRTPKFIVYGESEGIPRDDIWCVLEASDDSIWLGLGEGGGLARMKNGKVQSWTKKDGLPDSEVLSLYETKDGKIWVGTGGGLCQFVNGKFNCYTTKQGLASDQVTAIAESSDGSLWIGTYKGVSRFQHGKFDNSWNSKGLGDSLIGDLLISRDNSVWFVGMPGGVFRIKDGAIKNYSFVPGLPTDQTTCIYEDAIGDIWIGTYQNGLSRLRPDGTFTNYSIAQGLLENQVFDTIEDGLGNFWLTSNHGIFRLDKHQFDDLDQGRIKQLSPIRYGLSDGMRSEECNGGSQPSSWKTRDGRILITTIRGLVTFDPREIPDEAFLLQAAIQEVVADRVSVPLDSEIQIGPGLQNLEIHYSGLSLLAPTKVQFKYMLENWDNDWIDVGGRRVAYYNNLPPGDYLFRVSVANSAGQWSEPKTAIPIHIKWRFYQHTWFYLVSVLVCGLLLYAAYRIRVSRLNEKLLSKITLALPVSVGVVDTNNSVKLLNNQFVKELGYTVEDVADFDRWFEQIYPDPALRHKARVSWNKATEANSDSDLRTLPREWHIRRKDGSEIDVEVRVAPAGDRFVVTFTDITYRKRAEEVLKASREQLRELAARLQQAREEERAFIAREIHDELGQLLTGLKIDLKWFEKHLPQDAQNAKLREKMVSILELVDETIRAMRRVATQFRPGVLDTLGLTAAIEWQAEEFSNRTGIKCEFVEPIPQQLIGLECETALFRIFQESLTNVARHSEATKVKISLNWQSGTLVLQVHDNGRGITEKEIKDPHSIGLLGMRERAYIFGGEVSVTGKPGQGTTITARIPVNLKSENGKAKSQNGSNLS, from the coding sequence ATGCTGGATCATTGGGAATCCGAACAAGGGTTACCCCAAAATTCCGTCGTTCAACTGGCGCGGACAAAAGACGGTTATCTTTGGATTGGGACTCAGGAAGGCGTTACACGATTTGATGGCATTGCTTTCAAAAATTACAAGGATCATCCCGGTTGGGCCAATCAAAGCATTTTTACAAACACCATCTTTGCCGCCAGCGATGGCAGCCTCTGGGTTGGAACCAGAAACGGGCTGAACCAAATTAAAAACGAGCGCTTCACTGCGTACACGCTTGAATCCGGTTTGCCTGACACTTACATCTCAGCCATCGCTGAAGATACTGAAGGGGCGATCTGGATCGGCACCCGGAAAGGCTTGGCCAAGCTGAGGCAAGGTCGTTTTACCATCATCACAACAAAAGATGGTTTGGTTGACGACGACATTCGTAGCATTTTCATTACCCGAAAAGGCGGCATCTGGGCCGGCACGGAAAAAGGTCTGACACAAATCAAAGACGGCAAATATCAAACCTTCACTGAAGATTCCGGCCTCAGCAACAACAAAATCACACAATTGTTCGAAAGCCATGACGGCACTTTGTGGATCAGCACGGAACAGGGCGGATTGAATAAGTATCAAGATGGGAAAGTAGCGCGCGTCAAAATTCCGGGCCTATCCGATAACAGCATCTTTTCCATCGCCGAAGATCAGGAAGGAAAATTATGGCTCGGCACTGGGACTGGTTTGGTTTGCCTGGTCGGCAAACAATTAATCAATTTTTCGAACACGATAAAAACACTCAACGACAGAATCCATTGCCTGCTGATTGATTACGAAGGCATTCTCTGGATTGGCACGAATGGCAATGGATTGTTCAAAATGCGCACCCCCAAGTTCATTGTATATGGCGAATCGGAAGGAATTCCCAGAGATGATATTTGGTGCGTTTTGGAAGCAAGTGATGACAGCATTTGGTTGGGATTAGGCGAAGGCGGCGGTCTGGCTAGAATGAAGAATGGGAAGGTCCAATCCTGGACAAAAAAGGATGGCTTGCCTGATAGCGAAGTCCTGTCATTGTACGAAACCAAGGACGGCAAAATCTGGGTCGGCACTGGCGGAGGCTTATGTCAGTTTGTGAATGGCAAGTTCAATTGCTACACCACCAAACAAGGGCTGGCCAGCGATCAAGTCACCGCCATTGCCGAATCCAGTGACGGAAGTTTATGGATTGGAACTTACAAGGGCGTCAGCCGATTCCAACATGGGAAGTTTGACAACTCCTGGAACAGCAAAGGTTTGGGAGACAGCCTGATCGGAGATTTGTTGATTTCACGCGATAACAGCGTGTGGTTTGTTGGTATGCCGGGCGGCGTATTTCGCATCAAAGACGGAGCCATCAAAAATTACTCTTTTGTTCCGGGATTGCCGACCGACCAAACAACCTGCATTTACGAAGACGCGATCGGAGACATCTGGATCGGAACGTATCAGAATGGACTGAGCCGATTGCGCCCCGATGGAACATTCACCAACTATTCCATCGCGCAAGGGCTACTTGAAAATCAGGTATTCGACACCATCGAAGACGGCCTGGGCAATTTTTGGCTGACCTCAAATCACGGCATATTTCGCCTGGACAAGCACCAGTTCGACGATCTGGATCAAGGAAGGATCAAACAACTCTCTCCCATTCGATATGGATTATCCGACGGTATGCGAAGCGAAGAATGTAACGGTGGTTCTCAACCGTCTTCCTGGAAAACACGGGATGGACGGATTTTGATTACGACCATCCGCGGCCTTGTGACATTTGATCCTCGCGAAATTCCGGATGAAGCGTTTCTTTTACAGGCAGCTATTCAGGAGGTCGTCGCCGACAGAGTGTCAGTTCCTTTGGACTCGGAAATTCAAATTGGCCCCGGATTACAAAATCTGGAAATTCACTATAGCGGGCTCAGTTTGCTTGCACCAACCAAAGTTCAATTCAAATATATGCTGGAAAACTGGGACAATGACTGGATTGATGTCGGCGGCAGACGCGTTGCGTATTACAACAACCTGCCCCCGGGTGATTACCTATTCCGGGTTTCTGTCGCCAACTCTGCCGGGCAATGGAGTGAGCCTAAAACAGCAATTCCAATTCACATAAAATGGCGATTTTATCAACACACCTGGTTTTATTTGGTCAGTGTGTTGGTTTGCGGATTGTTGCTTTATGCAGCGTATCGTATACGCGTTTCGCGGCTGAACGAAAAATTGTTAAGCAAGATCACGCTGGCATTGCCGGTTTCCGTCGGCGTGGTTGATACCAACAATTCCGTCAAGCTGCTCAACAATCAATTCGTTAAAGAGTTAGGGTATACGGTTGAAGACGTCGCAGATTTCGACAGGTGGTTTGAGCAAATCTATCCTGATCCCGCGTTGCGCCATAAGGCGCGTGTAAGCTGGAACAAAGCGACGGAAGCAAATTCCGATTCTGATCTACGGACGCTTCCGCGCGAATGGCATATTCGACGCAAAGATGGCTCGGAGATTGACGTGGAAGTTCGCGTGGCCCCAGCCGGAGATCGCTTTGTGGTGACATTCACTGACATCACATACCGCAAACGCGCCGAAGAAGTGCTGAAAGCCTCACGCGAGCAATTGCGGGAACTGGCAGCCCGATTGCAACAGGCGCGTGAAGAAGAGCGCGCCTTCATCGCCCGCGAAATCCACGACGAGTTGGGGCAATTGCTGACCGGGTTGAAGATTGACTTGAAATGGTTTGAAAAGCATCTACCTCAAGACGCGCAAAACGCCAAGTTGCGCGAAAAAATGGTTTCGATCCTGGAACTGGTGGATGAAACCATCCGCGCCATGCGCCGAGTCGCCACCCAGTTCAGACCCGGTGTGTTGGATACGTTGGGATTGACCGCGGCTATTGAATGGCAGGCGGAAGAGTTCAGCAATCGGACGGGGATCAAATGTGAATTTGTTGAGCCCATCCCGCAGCAATTAATCGGCCTGGAATGCGAAACCGCCTTGTTCCGCATTTTCCAGGAATCACTGACCAACGTCGCACGCCATTCGGAAGCCACCAAAGTCAAAATCAGTTTGAACTGGCAAAGCGGCACGCTCGTGTTGCAAGTTCACGACAACGGCAGAGGCATCACGGAAAAAGAAATCAAAGACCCTCATTCGATCGGTTTACTTGGCATGCGCGAAAGAGCTTACATCTTCGGCGGCGAAGTCAGCGTTACCGGCAAACCCGGACAGGGTACAACCATTACAGCCCGCATTCCCGTCAACTTAAAATCCGAAAACGGCAAAGCGAAATCTCAAAACGGCAGCAATCTGTCCTGA
- a CDS encoding threonine synthase, giving the protein MPSLRCINCQTEFQSTSRIYTCSNCSGLLDVVYDVSEFSGERLMSVWDWRRASPKAIDQSGVWRFRELLPEADESEIITLTEGNTQIWDAPRSASYAGMHRLAFKHLGMNPTGSFKDLGMTTGITQAKRLGATSVACASTGNTSASMAAYAARAGMKSFVFIPSGQIALGKLSQALDYGSQVLQLEGDFDDAMRLVREIANETPIYLLNSVNPFRLEGQKTIAFELLQQRGWQAPDRIVVPGGNLGNSSAIAKGFHELLERGIMEKMPKITIIQAEGANPLFKMWQRSNAGTEDVTFEPVPQAFTMASAIKIGNPVSWPKAMRALRWSGGEVESVTEQEIADAKAIIGSDGIGCEPASAVTLAGIKKLVAAGTINPEEDVLAILTGHVLKDPDYTVNYHRGTLGYTDKTGQKVELQSNYANAFTQVPAERNAILKALGF; this is encoded by the coding sequence ATGCCTTCTCTTCGCTGTATAAACTGCCAAACCGAATTTCAGAGCACTTCACGAATTTACACTTGTTCAAATTGTTCGGGTTTGCTGGATGTCGTTTACGACGTGAGCGAATTTTCCGGCGAACGCCTGATGAGCGTTTGGGATTGGCGACGCGCTTCGCCCAAAGCCATTGACCAGAGCGGCGTGTGGCGCTTCCGCGAGTTATTGCCGGAAGCTGATGAATCCGAAATCATCACCTTGACCGAAGGCAATACACAGATTTGGGATGCGCCGCGTTCAGCGAGCTACGCAGGAATGCATCGGCTGGCGTTCAAGCATCTGGGGATGAATCCGACCGGTTCGTTCAAAGATTTGGGAATGACGACCGGCATCACCCAAGCCAAACGGTTGGGGGCAACCAGCGTAGCTTGCGCCAGCACAGGCAACACATCGGCTTCGATGGCGGCCTATGCGGCGCGCGCCGGAATGAAATCGTTTGTGTTCATTCCTTCGGGGCAAATCGCGCTTGGAAAATTGTCGCAGGCACTGGATTACGGTTCGCAAGTCTTGCAACTAGAAGGTGATTTTGATGATGCGATGCGACTGGTTCGCGAAATCGCCAACGAAACGCCAATTTACCTGCTGAATTCGGTCAATCCGTTTCGCCTGGAAGGCCAGAAAACCATTGCCTTTGAACTCCTGCAACAACGCGGTTGGCAAGCGCCGGATCGCATTGTCGTGCCGGGCGGAAATTTGGGTAATTCATCAGCGATTGCCAAAGGCTTTCACGAATTGCTGGAACGCGGCATTATGGAAAAGATGCCGAAGATCACCATCATTCAGGCCGAAGGCGCGAATCCGTTGTTCAAAATGTGGCAACGTTCCAACGCCGGAACGGAAGACGTGACTTTTGAACCTGTGCCACAGGCGTTCACGATGGCTTCTGCGATCAAGATCGGCAATCCGGTTTCCTGGCCAAAAGCGATGCGCGCATTGCGCTGGTCTGGCGGCGAAGTTGAATCGGTGACCGAACAGGAAATTGCCGACGCCAAAGCCATTATCGGCAGCGACGGCATCGGTTGCGAACCGGCTTCGGCGGTGACGCTGGCGGGCATCAAAAAACTGGTCGCCGCCGGAACGATCAATCCGGAAGAAGATGTGTTGGCGATTTTGACTGGCCACGTGCTGAAAGACCCGGATTACACCGTCAATTACCATCGCGGTACGCTTGGGTACACGGATAAAACCGGACAGAAAGTTGAACTGCAATCGAATTACGCCAATGCCTTCACGCAAGTCCCGGCGGAGCGCAACGCGATTCTGAAAGCTCTGGGGTTTTGA
- a CDS encoding aspartate kinase: MLIVMKFGGTSVGSAERIAQAAELAVKSAKEGHKVVVVTSAMSGVTNKLIAAAQNAVNGQYHKTVSDELHEPHRQAVHQLMPTEAARRREALESLRQRFERFETLCKGLTMVRELTPRTLDAISGMGEILCAPILAGAICERGVASRSIEATELIVTDDQFGQAEPLMAETRHQTRDKLLPLLEAGEIPVVTGFIAATKEGVQTTLGRGGSDYTASILGASLDADEVWIWTDVNGVMTANPNEVPEARTMREISYSEASELAYYGAKVLHHKTILPAFKQNIPVLILNSFEPNDPGTRVSVTGHPSSRGVKAVTSIRNVSLIAISGKGMQGIPGIAAKTFAAVAAERANILMISQASSENNLCFVVNSSEAGRIAKALRASLELDLLQNHIEDITIDDSIAVVAAVGDRMQGAPGIAGKVFGSLGAAGVNVIAISQGSSERNISLIVGEKDAAEAVRAIHRAFELDKPSQ; encoded by the coding sequence ATGCTTATCGTCATGAAATTTGGAGGCACTTCGGTGGGAAGTGCCGAGCGCATTGCGCAGGCTGCCGAGCTTGCCGTCAAAAGCGCGAAAGAAGGTCACAAAGTCGTTGTCGTCACGTCGGCGATGAGCGGCGTGACGAACAAACTGATTGCGGCGGCGCAAAATGCCGTCAATGGCCAATACCACAAAACCGTCAGCGACGAATTACATGAACCGCATCGCCAGGCCGTGCATCAGTTGATGCCGACAGAAGCCGCACGTCGCCGTGAGGCATTGGAATCTTTGCGGCAGCGATTTGAGCGGTTTGAAACCTTATGCAAAGGATTGACGATGGTGCGCGAACTGACGCCGCGCACGCTGGACGCGATTTCGGGAATGGGCGAAATACTTTGCGCGCCGATTCTGGCCGGGGCGATTTGCGAACGTGGCGTAGCTTCGCGCTCGATTGAAGCGACCGAATTGATTGTCACCGATGACCAGTTTGGCCAAGCCGAACCGTTGATGGCCGAAACCCGACATCAAACGCGCGACAAGTTGCTGCCGCTGCTGGAAGCGGGCGAGATTCCGGTCGTCACGGGGTTTATCGCCGCAACCAAAGAAGGCGTGCAAACAACTTTAGGGCGTGGTGGTTCGGATTACACAGCTTCGATTTTGGGCGCTTCGCTGGATGCGGACGAAGTCTGGATTTGGACGGACGTCAACGGCGTGATGACCGCCAATCCGAACGAAGTTCCCGAAGCCCGCACGATGCGCGAAATCAGTTACAGCGAAGCGTCGGAACTGGCGTATTACGGCGCGAAAGTGCTGCACCACAAAACCATCCTGCCCGCATTCAAACAAAACATTCCGGTTCTGATTCTCAACAGTTTTGAACCGAACGATCCGGGCACGCGTGTCAGCGTCACTGGCCATCCGTCATCGCGAGGGGTGAAAGCCGTGACTTCCATTCGCAATGTCAGTTTGATCGCCATCAGCGGCAAAGGCATGCAGGGCATTCCGGGGATTGCGGCAAAAACCTTCGCCGCGGTTGCCGCCGAGCGGGCGAACATCCTGATGATTTCGCAAGCGTCATCTGAAAATAACCTGTGTTTCGTGGTGAATTCATCGGAGGCAGGACGTATTGCCAAAGCCTTGCGCGCTTCGCTGGAACTCGACCTGCTGCAAAATCATATCGAAGACATCACGATTGACGATTCCATCGCCGTGGTTGCCGCAGTTGGCGACCGCATGCAAGGCGCTCCGGGAATTGCTGGAAAGGTCTTTGGTTCGCTCGGTGCGGCAGGCGTCAATGTCATCGCCATTTCGCAAGGCTCGTCCGAACGCAACATTTCCTTGATTGTTGGCGAAAAAGACGCTGCCGAAGCCGTGCGCGCCATTCATCGCGCATTCGAACTGGATAAACCTTCTCAATAA
- a CDS encoding NAD(P)/FAD-dependent oxidoreductase: MKTDVIVIGGGAAGLFCALTAGQRRRSVLVIERAEKVGKKILISGGGRCNFTNLHTAPENFIGRNPNFHKSALARYTPRDFIELVRKHRIAYHEKKLGQLFCNDGSQQIVGMLLEECRRANVEIRVNCCVHSVDKLGDNFIVETNQGRFESEALVVATGGLSIPKMGATDFGHRVARQFGLKVTQTKPALVPFTLAESDRNVLSPLSGISVDALVKLGKQRFRENILVTHQGLSGPAILQISSYWNSGEAIEIDLLPEVNAEEFLSAERDSSKELKTVLGQVWPQRFAQAWAAMQGDSKPMRQYSNKELRIIADRIHHWRIMPDGTEGHRKAEVTAGGVDTDELSSKTMESRQVPGLFFIGEVVDVTGHLGGFNFQWAWASGFAAGAV, encoded by the coding sequence ATGAAAACAGATGTGATTGTCATCGGCGGAGGCGCAGCGGGATTGTTTTGCGCCTTGACCGCAGGCCAGCGCCGCCGCTCGGTGCTGGTGATTGAACGCGCTGAAAAAGTCGGCAAAAAGATTTTGATCAGCGGCGGCGGGCGCTGCAATTTCACCAATCTGCACACCGCGCCGGAAAACTTCATCGGGCGCAATCCGAATTTCCATAAATCGGCGCTCGCTCGCTACACGCCGCGGGATTTCATCGAACTCGTCCGAAAACATCGCATCGCCTATCACGAAAAGAAGCTGGGCCAATTGTTTTGCAATGACGGGTCGCAACAAATCGTCGGGATGCTGCTGGAGGAATGCCGCCGCGCCAATGTCGAAATCCGCGTCAACTGCTGCGTCCATTCCGTGGACAAGCTTGGTGATAACTTCATCGTCGAAACCAATCAGGGACGATTTGAAAGCGAAGCGCTGGTTGTGGCGACAGGCGGACTTTCAATTCCGAAAATGGGCGCGACGGATTTCGGTCATCGGGTGGCGCGCCAGTTCGGTTTAAAAGTCACGCAAACCAAGCCCGCGTTGGTGCCGTTCACGTTGGCGGAAAGTGACCGCAATGTGCTCAGTCCGCTGAGCGGAATTTCCGTAGATGCGCTGGTCAAACTCGGCAAACAGCGATTCCGCGAAAATATTCTGGTCACGCATCAAGGCTTGAGCGGCCCCGCGATTCTGCAAATTTCATCGTATTGGAATTCCGGCGAAGCGATTGAAATTGATTTGCTGCCGGAAGTGAACGCGGAGGAATTTTTATCAGCCGAGCGCGACAGCTCGAAGGAATTGAAAACTGTTTTGGGCCAGGTTTGGCCGCAGCGGTTTGCACAGGCCTGGGCGGCAATGCAGGGCGATTCCAAACCGATGCGGCAATACTCGAACAAGGAACTGCGAATCATTGCCGACCGAATCCACCACTGGCGAATCATGCCCGACGGCACGGAAGGCCACCGTAAGGCCGAAGTCACCGCAGGCGGCGTGGACACGGACGAACTGTCATCGAAAACAATGGAGTCGCGGCAAGTTCCAGGACTGTTTTTCATCGGCGAAGTCGTGGACGTGACAGGCCATTTGGGCGGCTTCAACTTTCAGTGGGCGTGGGCTTCGGGCTTCGCCGCCGGAGCCGTTTAG
- the asd gene encoding aspartate-semialdehyde dehydrogenase, whose protein sequence is MTAKRRVGILGATGTVGQRLIHMLRNHPYFEVTAVAASDRSEGKRFADACNWKLPFEMPEAVKNLTLYPSKVEAGRPRIDCDIIIASLPGDIALESEGSFAAAGIPVISNSSAFRMHEDVPLVVPEINPHHLDIIPQQKKNRGYDKGYLVTNPNCTTIGLVMALAPLQQRFGLEAVMMTSMQAISGAGYPGVASMDIIDNVMPHSSEEEEKVESEPQKIMGRFTGSTLEAASFKVSAQCNRVPVQDGHYESVRVKLGRSANVEDLKEAFESFTGLPQELKLPTAPARPVIVRSEKDRPQPRLDRDAENGMATVIGRISKDTIFDFKFTLISHNTIRGAAGAALLNAELLVAKGLL, encoded by the coding sequence ATGACAGCAAAAAGACGTGTAGGCATTTTGGGCGCGACCGGAACGGTCGGCCAACGATTGATTCACATGCTGCGCAATCACCCGTATTTCGAGGTGACTGCCGTAGCCGCTTCCGACCGTTCGGAAGGAAAACGTTTTGCGGATGCATGTAATTGGAAATTGCCATTTGAAATGCCAGAGGCTGTCAAAAATTTGACGCTGTATCCATCCAAAGTTGAAGCGGGTAGGCCGCGCATTGATTGCGACATTATCATTGCCAGTTTGCCCGGCGACATTGCGCTGGAATCCGAAGGTTCTTTCGCCGCCGCTGGCATTCCGGTCATCAGCAACTCATCGGCGTTTCGCATGCACGAAGATGTTCCCCTGGTTGTGCCGGAAATCAATCCGCACCATTTGGACATCATTCCACAGCAAAAGAAAAACCGTGGCTACGACAAAGGCTACCTTGTCACCAATCCGAACTGCACGACGATTGGCTTGGTGATGGCGCTCGCGCCCTTGCAGCAGCGCTTCGGCCTGGAAGCCGTGATGATGACTTCGATGCAGGCAATTTCCGGCGCGGGTTATCCCGGCGTCGCTTCGATGGACATCATTGACAACGTCATGCCGCACAGCAGCGAGGAGGAGGAGAAGGTTGAATCCGAGCCGCAGAAAATCATGGGACGATTCACTGGTTCGACCCTGGAAGCGGCTTCGTTCAAGGTCAGCGCGCAATGCAATCGCGTGCCGGTGCAGGACGGCCATTACGAGTCAGTGCGCGTCAAACTCGGCAGATCCGCTAACGTCGAAGACCTAAAAGAAGCGTTTGAAAGCTTCACAGGATTGCCACAGGAACTGAAGCTGCCGACGGCTCCTGCGCGCCCCGTCATCGTACGCAGCGAAAAAGATCGTCCGCAACCGCGGCTGGATCGAGACGCCGAAAATGGAATGGCCACGGTCATCGGGCGCATTTCCAAAGACACCATCTTCGATTTCAAGTTTACGCTGATCAGTCACAACACGATTCGCGGCGCGGCGGGCGCGGCGTTGCTGAATGCGGAACTGCTGGTTGCCAAAGGTCTTCTGTAA
- a CDS encoding L,D-transpeptidase family protein — MLLLGAALTIVWGRQSDNSKSKALAKMLAQSQQLVLVVSKDWNAVDGELRQYERASNGQAWLPKFNRFAVVVGRNGMAWGKGLHGDPATLAEPGDPIKKEGDGRAPAGIFKLSSSFGYAPKENNGLVKLPYFQATTMSECVDDVRSRYYNRLVQRDKIAKPDWKSAEQMRRNDELYRWGVVVDHNADKPEAGAGSCIFLHTWSGAGKGTAGCTAMEPKRIEGLLVWLDPKKNPVLVQLPQSEFERLRESLGLPR; from the coding sequence ATGCTGCTCTTGGGCGCTGCTTTGACGATTGTTTGGGGCAGGCAATCCGACAACTCCAAATCGAAAGCTTTGGCGAAAATGCTGGCGCAATCTCAACAATTGGTTCTGGTTGTGAGCAAGGACTGGAACGCCGTTGACGGCGAATTGAGGCAATATGAACGCGCATCGAATGGGCAGGCCTGGTTGCCCAAGTTTAACCGCTTTGCCGTAGTTGTTGGCCGCAACGGAATGGCCTGGGGAAAAGGGCTGCACGGCGATCCGGCGACGCTGGCCGAACCGGGTGATCCCATCAAAAAAGAAGGCGACGGGCGAGCGCCAGCAGGTATTTTCAAGCTGAGTTCGTCGTTCGGTTACGCGCCAAAAGAAAACAATGGCCTGGTGAAATTGCCTTATTTTCAGGCCACGACGATGTCTGAATGCGTGGATGATGTGCGTTCGCGTTATTACAACCGTTTGGTTCAGCGCGACAAAATTGCCAAGCCAGATTGGAAAAGCGCCGAACAGATGCGGCGCAATGACGAACTGTACCGCTGGGGCGTGGTTGTGGATCACAATGCCGACAAACCCGAAGCCGGTGCGGGTTCCTGCATCTTCCTGCACACCTGGAGCGGCGCAGGAAAGGGAACTGCCGGTTGCACCGCAATGGAACCGAAACGAATCGAAGGGTTGTTGGTGTGGCTGGATCCGAAAAAGAATCCCGTATTGGTTCAGCTTCCGCAATCTGAATTTGAACGCTTGCGTGAATCTCTGGGGTTGCCGCGCTAA